One Streptomyces drozdowiczii DNA segment encodes these proteins:
- a CDS encoding histidine phosphatase family protein, whose product MAPRILLARHGQTEWSLNGRHTGRTDIPLLDAGREGAKLLGERLHRGPWTELDGLEVRTSPLVRAAETCELAGFGDRAERWDALMEWDYGAYEGMTPAEIKAGRPDWFIWRDGVPEGENTAEVSARADEIVEWARSADRDVLVFAHGHILRALGARWLGEDIAFGARIWLAPTSLSVLGWAYGAPAIQKWNDTGHLER is encoded by the coding sequence ATGGCACCGCGCATCCTGCTCGCCCGGCACGGGCAGACGGAATGGTCCCTCAACGGCAGGCACACCGGCAGGACGGACATTCCGCTGCTCGACGCCGGACGCGAGGGGGCCAAGCTGCTCGGTGAGCGGCTGCACCGGGGGCCGTGGACGGAGCTCGACGGCCTGGAGGTGCGCACCAGCCCGCTCGTCCGGGCCGCCGAGACCTGCGAGCTGGCGGGCTTCGGCGACCGCGCCGAGCGGTGGGACGCGCTGATGGAGTGGGACTACGGGGCGTACGAGGGGATGACGCCGGCCGAGATCAAGGCGGGCCGTCCGGACTGGTTCATCTGGCGCGACGGGGTGCCGGAGGGCGAGAACACCGCCGAGGTGTCGGCCCGGGCCGACGAGATCGTGGAGTGGGCGCGCTCCGCCGACCGGGACGTCCTGGTCTTCGCCCATGGCCACATCCTCCGGGCGCTCGGCGCACGCTGGCTGGGCGAGGACATCGCCTTCGGCGCCCGCATCTGGCTGGCGCCGACGTCGCTGTCGGTGCTGGGGTGGGCGTACGGGGCCCCGGCGATCCAGAAATGGAACGACACGGGGCACCTTGAGCGGTGA
- a CDS encoding tetratricopeptide repeat protein, translated as MVSTRAVPNLAFRRLRGPRSAGEFAAAVRRSAREIGEQVACDARYIGRVESGEIRCPNYAYERVFLHMFPGTTLEDLGFSPRASVRGRAARSAVDAPPPTAPPPEPGGDDEESDVLRRVFMTSGTTAVAAVSLGLGLNGPAAALPLQRRVGDSEVSAVERAVRQIRVLDDRHGGDWLYRRASQPLRAAYALLDAGTVSRRSTADRLHSGAGELAISVGWLAHDSGRFEDARSHYAEALATARVAGDPALEAHAFCNVSFLARDTGRPREAVRAAEAGQRAAEPLGSPRLRALLALREAGGRAGLGDRTGCERALGRAHAAFSRGPSGADPEWMSFFREAELEMLEAQCWAALGDWARAARHAERAVRLQDSHFTRNLALYRAELTWDLARGGRPEEAAAAGHAVLDLLDEVQSSRIRAILHDTVGALGPRTGATSPVRDFLDRYASVPACPADPSPSGV; from the coding sequence ATGGTGTCGACACGGGCAGTTCCCAACCTCGCCTTCCGGCGGCTGCGCGGTCCGCGCTCCGCCGGGGAGTTCGCTGCCGCGGTACGCCGGTCCGCTCGCGAGATCGGCGAGCAGGTCGCGTGCGACGCCCGCTATATCGGGCGCGTGGAGTCCGGCGAGATCCGCTGTCCCAACTACGCGTACGAGCGGGTCTTCCTGCACATGTTCCCCGGGACGACCCTGGAGGACCTGGGCTTCTCGCCCCGCGCTTCGGTACGCGGGCGGGCGGCCAGGTCCGCGGTGGACGCCCCGCCCCCGACTGCCCCGCCGCCGGAGCCCGGTGGCGACGACGAGGAGAGCGACGTGCTGCGTCGCGTGTTCATGACGAGCGGCACCACCGCGGTGGCGGCCGTCTCCCTGGGGCTGGGCCTCAACGGCCCGGCCGCCGCCCTGCCCCTGCAACGCCGGGTCGGCGATTCGGAGGTGAGCGCCGTCGAGCGGGCGGTGCGGCAGATCCGGGTGCTGGACGACCGGCACGGCGGCGACTGGCTCTACCGGCGCGCCTCGCAGCCCCTGCGGGCGGCTTACGCGCTGCTCGACGCGGGGACGGTGAGCCGGCGCTCCACGGCGGACCGGCTGCACTCCGGCGCCGGTGAGCTGGCCATCTCGGTGGGCTGGCTGGCCCATGACTCGGGCCGCTTCGAGGACGCCCGCTCGCATTACGCGGAGGCGCTGGCCACCGCGCGGGTCGCCGGTGATCCGGCGCTGGAGGCGCACGCGTTCTGCAACGTGTCCTTCCTGGCCCGCGACACGGGGCGGCCGCGTGAGGCGGTGCGGGCGGCGGAGGCCGGTCAGCGGGCCGCCGAGCCGCTGGGCTCGCCCCGGCTGCGGGCGCTGCTCGCGCTGCGGGAGGCGGGGGGCCGGGCGGGGCTCGGGGACCGTACGGGCTGCGAGCGGGCGCTCGGGCGGGCGCATGCCGCGTTCTCGCGGGGGCCTTCGGGGGCGGACCCGGAGTGGATGAGCTTCTTCCGCGAGGCGGAGCTGGAGATGCTGGAGGCCCAGTGCTGGGCCGCGCTCGGCGACTGGGCCAGGGCCGCGCGGCACGCGGAGCGGGCGGTCCGGCTCCAGGATTCCCACTTCACCCGGAACCTCGCGCTCTACCGCGCGGAGCTGACCTGGGACCTGGCCCGCGGGGGCCGCCCCGAGGAGGCGGCCGCGGCCGGCCACGCGGTCCTGGACCTCCTGGACGAGGTCCAGTCCTCCCGCATCCGCGCGATACTCCACGACACGGTGGGGGCCCTGGGGCCCCGGACGGGGGCGACTTCCCCGGTACGCGACTTCCTGGACCGCTACGCGAGCGTGCCCGCCTGCCCGGCCGACCCCAGCCCGTCCGGCGTTTGA
- a CDS encoding spermidine synthase, producing MARRGAAGDRKGRAGRAAPESNVSEPVEGGLAELVPDRERRRAWTLTIDGAPQSHVDLDEPTYLSFEYQRRIGHIADLVAPAGQPLHVVHLGGGAFTLARYIAATRPRSTQQIIEVDAALVRLVRRELPLDPQARIRVRSTDARAGLGRIQDGWADLVIADVFSGARTPAHLTSTEFLAEVRRVLKPGGSYVANLADGPPLAHLRAQIATAATVFPELALAADPTVWRGRRFGNAVLLASDTALEIAQLTRRVATDPHPGRVEHGRALADFTGGAAPVHDADARPSPPPPPDAFR from the coding sequence GTGGCACGTCGAGGAGCGGCCGGCGACCGCAAGGGGCGCGCGGGCCGCGCGGCCCCGGAGAGCAACGTCTCCGAACCCGTGGAGGGCGGTCTCGCCGAACTCGTGCCCGACCGGGAGCGCCGGCGTGCCTGGACCCTGACGATCGACGGGGCCCCGCAGTCGCACGTCGACCTGGACGAACCGACGTACCTCTCCTTCGAGTACCAGCGCCGCATCGGCCACATCGCGGACCTCGTCGCGCCCGCCGGGCAGCCGCTGCACGTCGTGCACCTGGGCGGCGGGGCGTTCACGCTCGCCCGGTACATCGCCGCCACCCGCCCCCGGTCCACCCAGCAGATCATCGAGGTCGACGCGGCGCTCGTGCGGCTGGTCCGCCGCGAACTGCCGCTGGACCCGCAGGCCAGGATCCGGGTCAGGTCCACCGACGCCCGCGCGGGGCTCGGCAGGATCCAGGACGGCTGGGCCGACCTCGTCATCGCGGACGTCTTCAGCGGCGCCCGCACCCCGGCGCACCTGACCAGCACCGAATTCCTCGCCGAGGTGCGCAGGGTCCTGAAGCCCGGCGGGAGTTACGTCGCCAACCTCGCGGACGGGCCGCCGCTGGCCCATCTGCGCGCCCAGATCGCCACCGCCGCCACGGTCTTCCCCGAACTCGCGCTCGCCGCCGACCCCACGGTGTGGCGGGGCCGCCGCTTCGGCAACGCCGTCCTGCTCGCCTCCGACACCGCGTTGGAGATCGCCCAGCTGACCCGCCGGGTCGCGACCGACCCGCACCCCGGACGCGTCGAACACGGCCGCGCCCTCGCGGACTTCACCGGCGGCGCGGCCCCGGTGCACGACGCGGACGCCCGCCCGTCACCGCCGCCGCCCCCGGACGCCTTCCGCTGA
- a CDS encoding response regulator transcription factor, translating into MPSVLVVEDDQFVRSALIRHLTEAGHTVRSVGTALEALREVAHFRFDVVILDLGLPDLDGSEALKMLRGITDVPVIIATARDDESEIVRLLNDGADDYLTKPFSVEHLSARMAAVLRRARAAGGEAPPPRVIQVGGLCVDPLRRQAELDGTALDLTRREFDLLAFLAGRPGVVVPRRELLAEVWQQSYGDDQTIDVHLSWLRRKLGETAARPRYLHTLRGVGVKLQPPAPEQPA; encoded by the coding sequence ATGCCCAGTGTGCTCGTGGTCGAGGACGACCAGTTTGTACGTTCCGCCCTCATCCGGCACCTGACGGAGGCCGGTCACACCGTACGGAGCGTCGGTACCGCGCTCGAAGCCTTGCGCGAAGTCGCCCACTTCCGCTTCGACGTGGTCATTCTCGATCTCGGGCTGCCCGATCTCGACGGATCCGAGGCCCTGAAGATGCTGCGCGGCATCACCGACGTGCCCGTCATCATCGCGACCGCCCGCGACGACGAGAGCGAGATCGTCCGGCTCCTCAACGACGGCGCCGACGACTACCTCACCAAGCCGTTCTCCGTGGAGCACCTGTCGGCCCGGATGGCCGCCGTGCTCCGCCGGGCCCGGGCCGCCGGCGGCGAGGCGCCGCCGCCGCGCGTCATCCAGGTCGGCGGGCTCTGCGTCGACCCGCTGCGCCGGCAGGCCGAACTCGACGGCACCGCACTCGACCTCACCCGCCGCGAGTTCGACCTGCTGGCCTTCCTCGCCGGGCGCCCCGGCGTCGTCGTGCCCCGCCGGGAACTCCTCGCCGAGGTCTGGCAGCAGTCCTACGGCGACGACCAGACCATCGACGTCCACCTCTCCTGGCTCCGCCGCAAGCTGGGCGAAACGGCCGCCCGGCCGCGCTATCTGCACACCCTGCGCGGCGTCGGCGTGAAGCTCCAGCCCCCGGCGCCGGAGCAGCCGGCATGA
- a CDS encoding HAMP domain-containing sensor histidine kinase — translation MRWALVKVCLAVTAMVVIAFAVPLGLVVKEMARDRAFSDAERQAATIGPTLSITTDRTQLEKAVLTTEPGAAGRMAVHVPASGEPDGIAVDIGKGRAAREELEAVRVSGRATITGVAGGSVLLQPTAVGPRDVAVVEVFVPEAAVSHGVTTAWLTLAAVGVALIVGSVAVADRLGIRMVGPARRLAGAAHDLGEGRLGTRVPEEGPDELRSAAVAFNSMADQVVQLLANERELAADLSHRLRTPLTVLRLNAASLGEGPAAEQTRAAVEQLEREVDTIIRTAREQRPQTQPGGPGAGCDASEVIRERMAFWSALAEDEGREVRLAGVDRTVRIPVARPELAAALDALLGNVFRHTPEGTAFAVDVHHSGDAVIVLVSDAGGGIADPKAALARGGARDAVGSTGLGLDIVRRVAESTGGDVRIGRSVLGGTEVRVWIGLDGQRPQGGGRGHRVGRQRRRRGASRPNL, via the coding sequence ATGAGATGGGCGCTGGTCAAGGTCTGCCTGGCCGTCACCGCCATGGTCGTCATCGCCTTCGCCGTGCCCCTGGGGCTCGTCGTCAAGGAGATGGCCCGCGACCGCGCGTTCTCCGACGCCGAACGGCAGGCCGCGACGATCGGGCCGACGCTCTCCATCACCACGGACCGGACCCAGCTGGAGAAGGCCGTCCTCACCACCGAACCGGGCGCCGCCGGGCGGATGGCCGTCCACGTCCCCGCCTCCGGCGAGCCCGACGGCATCGCGGTCGACATCGGCAAGGGCCGCGCCGCCCGCGAGGAGCTGGAGGCCGTACGCGTCTCGGGGCGCGCCACGATCACCGGGGTCGCCGGCGGCTCCGTGCTGCTCCAGCCGACCGCGGTGGGGCCCAGGGACGTCGCGGTGGTCGAGGTGTTCGTGCCCGAGGCCGCCGTGTCCCACGGGGTCACCACCGCCTGGCTGACGCTGGCCGCCGTCGGCGTCGCGCTGATCGTCGGCTCGGTCGCCGTGGCCGACCGCCTCGGCATCCGCATGGTCGGTCCCGCCCGCCGCCTCGCGGGCGCCGCCCACGACCTGGGGGAGGGGCGGCTCGGCACCCGCGTCCCCGAGGAGGGCCCCGACGAACTGCGCTCCGCGGCCGTCGCGTTCAACTCCATGGCCGACCAGGTCGTCCAGCTCCTCGCCAACGAACGCGAACTGGCCGCCGACCTCTCGCACCGGCTGCGCACGCCGCTCACCGTCCTCCGGCTGAACGCCGCCTCGCTCGGCGAGGGCCCCGCGGCCGAGCAGACCCGGGCGGCCGTCGAACAGCTGGAGCGCGAGGTCGACACGATCATCCGGACCGCCCGCGAGCAGCGCCCCCAGACCCAGCCGGGCGGCCCGGGCGCGGGCTGCGACGCCTCCGAGGTGATCCGCGAGCGGATGGCCTTCTGGTCCGCGCTGGCCGAGGACGAGGGCCGCGAGGTGCGCCTCGCCGGGGTGGACCGCACGGTACGCATCCCGGTCGCCCGGCCCGAACTGGCGGCCGCACTCGACGCCTTGCTCGGCAACGTCTTCCGGCACACCCCGGAGGGCACCGCCTTCGCGGTCGACGTGCACCACAGCGGTGACGCGGTGATCGTGCTGGTCTCGGACGCGGGCGGCGGGATCGCCGACCCGAAGGCGGCCCTGGCGCGCGGCGGGGCCCGGGACGCGGTGGGCTCGACCGGGCTCGGGCTCGACATCGTGCGCCGGGTCGCCGAGTCCACCGGGGGTGACGTGCGCATCGGCCGCTCGGTGCTGGGCGGCACGGAGGTCCGGGTCTGGATCGGGCTCGACGGACAGCGCCCGCAGGGCGGCGGACGGGGCCACCGGGTGGGCCGGCAGCGCCGCCGCCGGGGCGCGTCCCGCCCGAACCTTTAG
- a CDS encoding glycoside hydrolase family 18 protein — translation MGTSTHRRTMGTRTKVIGSVVAAAVIGGTVFALTGTAQASAVGAAYTRTSGWTGGYTGQYVVTNDTGSAKTDWTLEFDLPAGTRLSSLWNGEQTVSGNHVTVRPASWNKQLAAGQSVTVGFVAASDGTAADPTGCLIDGAKCSVDPGATPEPSGRPTETATPTPSATPTEKPTGTATPTPTPTPTPTKTDDGGGTASGARFAPYVDTSLYPAYDLVDTANKTGVKQFNLAFITSGGSCAPLWGGVTGLGDDQVASQIGALRAAGGDVRVSFGGAAGSELALRCTSAADLAAAYGKVVDAYKLTKVDFDIEGGALPDTAANTRRSQAIAQLQKAHPGLDVSFTLPVMPEGLTQPGVDLIADAKKNGVDVGAVNIMAMDYGASYSGDMGTYAIQAATATQAQIKGVLGLSDADAWKAVAVTPMIGVNDVSTEVFKVEDATQLVAFAKEKGLAWLAMWSGTRDKECAGGAKPTADASCSSITQEPLAFTKAFGAYK, via the coding sequence ATGGGCACCAGTACGCACCGGCGCACGATGGGCACCAGGACCAAGGTGATCGGCTCGGTCGTCGCCGCGGCGGTGATCGGCGGGACGGTGTTCGCCCTCACCGGGACGGCGCAGGCATCGGCGGTCGGCGCCGCGTACACCCGTACCAGCGGCTGGACCGGCGGCTACACCGGGCAGTACGTCGTCACCAACGACACCGGCTCGGCCAAGACCGACTGGACCCTCGAGTTCGACCTCCCGGCGGGCACGAGGCTCAGCTCGCTGTGGAACGGCGAGCAGACCGTCAGCGGCAACCACGTCACCGTCCGCCCCGCGAGCTGGAACAAGCAGCTGGCCGCCGGACAGTCCGTCACCGTCGGCTTCGTCGCCGCCTCCGACGGCACCGCGGCCGACCCCACCGGCTGCCTGATCGACGGCGCCAAGTGCTCCGTGGACCCCGGCGCCACCCCCGAACCCAGCGGCCGCCCGACCGAAACGGCCACCCCCACCCCCTCGGCCACCCCCACCGAGAAGCCCACCGGGACGGCGACCCCGACGCCGACGCCCACCCCCACCCCCACGAAGACCGACGACGGCGGCGGCACCGCGAGCGGCGCCCGCTTCGCCCCGTACGTGGACACCTCGCTCTACCCCGCGTACGACCTGGTCGACACCGCGAACAAGACCGGCGTCAAGCAGTTCAACCTCGCCTTCATCACCTCCGGCGGCAGCTGCGCCCCGCTCTGGGGCGGGGTCACCGGCCTCGGCGACGACCAGGTCGCCTCCCAGATCGGCGCCCTGCGCGCGGCCGGCGGCGACGTCCGGGTCTCCTTCGGTGGGGCCGCGGGGTCCGAACTGGCCCTGCGCTGCACCTCGGCCGCCGACCTCGCCGCCGCGTACGGCAAGGTCGTCGACGCGTACAAGCTGACCAAGGTCGACTTCGACATCGAGGGCGGCGCGCTCCCCGACACGGCCGCCAACACCCGCCGCTCGCAGGCCATCGCGCAGCTCCAGAAGGCGCACCCCGGCCTGGACGTGTCCTTCACGCTCCCCGTGATGCCCGAGGGCCTGACCCAGCCCGGCGTCGACCTGATCGCGGACGCGAAGAAGAACGGTGTGGACGTCGGCGCCGTCAACATCATGGCGATGGACTACGGCGCCTCCTACAGCGGCGACATGGGCACGTACGCCATCCAGGCCGCCACCGCCACGCAGGCCCAGATCAAGGGCGTGCTCGGGCTCTCCGACGCCGACGCGTGGAAGGCCGTCGCCGTCACCCCGATGATCGGCGTCAACGACGTCAGCACCGAGGTCTTCAAGGTCGAGGACGCCACCCAGCTCGTCGCCTTCGCGAAGGAGAAGGGCCTCGCCTGGCTCGCGATGTGGTCGGGCACCCGGGACAAGGAGTGCGCGGGCGGCGCCAAGCCCACCGCGGACGCCTCGTGCAGCTCGATCACCCAGGAACCGCTCGCCTTCACCAAGGCGTTCGGCGCCTACAAGTAG
- a CDS encoding 2-isopropylmalate synthase, with the protein MPESMSAATSDARSPMHSFPTICTPRGPVPRAAPRWNRQRSSSMPSHRYRSAFDRVAVPLTGRSWPQARIERAPLWVPVDLRDGNQALAEPMDTPRKRRMFDLLVAMGFKEIEVGYPSASRTDFDFVRHLATSGAVPDDVTVVVFTPAKPDLIDRTFASVAGLDRVVVHLYIATAPVWREVVLGRDRAEVHGVVLDAARRMDRLARARPGADIRFQFSPEVFNLTEPDYILEICDSLTELWDASPDRPVVHNLPATVEIATPNVYADQIEYMHRHLARRDAVILSVHPHNDRGTGVACAELAVLAGAQRVEGCLFGNGERTGNVDLVNLALNLHAQGVDPMIDFSDIDEIRRTVEHCNRLPVPPRHPYGGDLVYTAFSGTHQDAISKGFARRADSASELWEVPYLPIDPADVGRTYEAVIRVNSQSGKGGIAHLLRTGHGVDLPAGMRAEFSRTVQEATDDSGAEATGKDLWNLFEAAYLVPGRDGGVALASWSAQTGPAGEHRFVCTLRVDDREGDYEGTGTGPVTAFADALAAAGVEAAVLELSEQHPDGAGTTTAYARCRVGGEERWGAGRDASGVAASVAAVLSAVNRARG; encoded by the coding sequence ATGCCCGAGTCCATGTCCGCGGCCACGTCCGACGCCCGGTCCCCGATGCACAGCTTCCCGACCATCTGCACGCCCCGCGGCCCGGTCCCCCGGGCGGCCCCCCGCTGGAACCGGCAACGCTCCAGCTCCATGCCCTCGCACCGCTACCGCTCCGCGTTCGACCGGGTCGCGGTCCCGCTGACCGGGCGGAGCTGGCCGCAGGCCCGTATCGAACGCGCCCCGCTGTGGGTGCCGGTCGACCTGCGGGACGGCAACCAGGCGCTGGCGGAGCCGATGGACACCCCGCGCAAGCGGCGGATGTTCGACCTGCTGGTGGCGATGGGCTTCAAGGAGATCGAGGTCGGCTACCCGTCCGCGAGCCGCACCGACTTCGACTTCGTACGCCACCTGGCCACGAGCGGGGCGGTCCCCGACGACGTCACCGTGGTCGTCTTCACGCCCGCCAAGCCGGACCTGATCGACCGGACCTTCGCGTCCGTGGCGGGCCTGGACCGCGTCGTCGTCCACCTCTACATCGCGACCGCCCCCGTCTGGCGCGAGGTGGTCCTCGGCCGCGACCGGGCCGAGGTGCACGGCGTGGTGCTCGACGCGGCCCGGCGGATGGACCGGCTGGCGCGGGCCAGGCCGGGCGCCGACATCCGGTTCCAGTTCTCGCCCGAGGTCTTCAACCTGACCGAGCCCGACTACATCCTGGAGATCTGCGACAGCCTGACCGAGCTGTGGGACGCCTCGCCGGACCGGCCGGTCGTCCACAACCTGCCGGCCACCGTGGAGATCGCCACGCCCAACGTCTACGCGGACCAGATCGAGTACATGCACCGCCACCTGGCCCGGCGGGACGCGGTGATCCTCTCCGTGCACCCGCACAACGACCGGGGCACGGGCGTGGCCTGCGCGGAGCTGGCGGTGCTGGCGGGCGCCCAGCGGGTGGAGGGCTGCCTGTTCGGCAACGGGGAGCGCACCGGCAACGTGGACCTGGTCAACCTGGCGCTCAACCTGCACGCCCAGGGCGTCGACCCGATGATCGACTTCTCGGACATCGACGAGATCCGCCGCACGGTCGAGCACTGCAACCGGCTGCCGGTGCCGCCGCGCCATCCGTACGGCGGGGACCTGGTCTACACCGCGTTCTCCGGCACCCACCAGGACGCCATCAGCAAGGGGTTCGCCCGCCGCGCGGACAGCGCGTCGGAGCTGTGGGAGGTGCCGTACCTGCCGATCGACCCGGCCGACGTGGGGCGTACGTACGAGGCCGTCATCCGGGTCAACTCGCAGTCGGGCAAGGGCGGCATCGCCCATCTGCTGCGCACCGGCCACGGGGTGGACCTGCCGGCCGGGATGCGGGCGGAGTTCTCCCGTACGGTCCAGGAGGCGACCGACGACAGCGGCGCCGAGGCCACCGGGAAGGACCTGTGGAACCTCTTCGAGGCCGCGTATCTGGTCCCCGGGCGGGACGGCGGGGTCGCCCTCGCCTCCTGGTCGGCGCAGACCGGCCCGGCCGGAGAGCACCGCTTCGTCTGCACGCTGCGCGTGGACGACCGGGAGGGCGATTACGAGGGGACGGGCACCGGCCCGGTCACGGCGTTCGCGGACGCGCTGGCGGCGGCCGGGGTGGAGGCGGCCGTCCTCGAACTGTCGGAGCAGCACCCGGACGGCGCCGGGACGACGACCGCGTACGCCCGCTGCCGGGTCGGCGGCGAGGAGCGCTGGGGCGCGGGCCGGGACGCCTCGGGCGTGGCCGCGTCCGTGGCGGCGGTGCTGTCGGCGGTGAACCGGGCGCGCGGGTAG
- a CDS encoding FadR/GntR family transcriptional regulator gives MSPLGPLRPSPLVEQATSHLRTQITEGHWPVGTKLPGETTLARELGVGRSTVREAVRTLATLGLLQSRQGAGVFVVADHVTEEWPVRLRRASVTDVYEVRMLIEVQAARLAARRRTDEDLTALDAALTARLRAGEGVDDADFVDADIAVHRAVVAAAHNPVLTDLFAEFVPALRQALIDLVDLLGLRRQDPHHGHPGHHALVTAVVAGDPEAAARAAQEELESTLSRLRGA, from the coding sequence GTGTCCCCGCTCGGCCCCCTCCGCCCCAGCCCCCTCGTAGAACAGGCGACCAGCCATCTGCGCACGCAGATCACCGAGGGGCACTGGCCGGTCGGCACGAAGCTCCCCGGCGAGACGACCCTCGCCCGCGAGCTGGGCGTGGGCCGCTCCACGGTCCGCGAGGCGGTCCGTACGCTCGCCACGCTCGGACTCCTCCAGTCCCGCCAGGGCGCCGGCGTCTTCGTCGTCGCGGACCACGTCACGGAGGAGTGGCCGGTACGGCTGCGCCGGGCGTCGGTCACCGACGTCTACGAGGTCCGCATGCTCATCGAGGTCCAGGCCGCCCGCCTCGCCGCCCGCCGCCGCACCGACGAGGACCTGACCGCCCTCGACGCGGCGCTCACGGCCCGGCTGAGGGCGGGCGAGGGCGTGGACGACGCGGACTTCGTGGACGCGGACATCGCGGTGCACCGGGCGGTCGTGGCCGCCGCGCACAACCCGGTCCTCACCGACCTCTTCGCCGAGTTCGTCCCGGCCCTCCGCCAGGCCCTCATCGACCTCGTGGACCTGCTCGGCCTCCGCCGCCAGGACCCCCACCACGGCCACCCGGGCCACCACGCCCTGGTCACCGCCGTCGTCGCGGGCGATCCGGAGGCGGCGGCGCGCGCGGCGCAGGAGGAGCTGGAGTCCACGCTGTCCCGGCTGCGCGGGGCCTGA
- a CDS encoding ABC transporter substrate-binding protein: MRITRTVAGRGRRVAVLATTGLTASALLLTGCSSDDSDSNESSGANGKITLTVADFGQFGYKEAGLFAKYHELHPNITVKEDTTADEKVYYPKLLQQLNSGSGLADVQGLEVGRIKELVDTKADQFADLSKVIDVNEFVSWKEKQATTADGKVIGAGTDIGPMSLCYNTELFKKAGLPTDRKEVAAKISGGWEDYLKLGEEYKKKAPAGTYFMDSASAMYNAVVSSNAKQYYDESGKAIYKDSPSVQQGWNLAAEAADKKLTQGLAQFSDPWKAALRKSTMATVVCPAWMAGQISVNAGDANKGKWDITTAPGSTAANWGGSFLGVPKSGKNVDEAAKLVKWLTAPEQQAAVFKAIGSFPSNKGAYELADVKSATLPYFNDAPIGQIYADEAKSIPETILGPKDAAIKDTISTQINNMEQRGTKPADAWEAATKSIDKVIG; this comes from the coding sequence ATGCGTATCACCCGCACCGTCGCCGGCCGCGGCCGCAGAGTCGCGGTCCTGGCCACCACGGGCCTGACCGCTTCGGCGCTGCTGCTGACCGGCTGCAGCAGCGACGACTCCGATTCGAACGAGTCCTCCGGCGCCAACGGGAAGATCACGCTGACCGTCGCCGACTTCGGCCAGTTCGGCTACAAGGAAGCCGGTCTCTTCGCCAAGTACCACGAGCTGCACCCGAACATCACGGTGAAGGAAGACACCACCGCCGATGAGAAGGTCTACTACCCGAAGCTGCTCCAGCAGCTGAACTCGGGCAGCGGCCTCGCCGACGTCCAGGGTCTTGAGGTCGGCCGCATCAAGGAGCTCGTCGACACCAAGGCGGACCAGTTCGCCGACCTGAGCAAGGTCATCGACGTCAACGAGTTCGTGTCGTGGAAGGAGAAGCAGGCCACCACGGCCGACGGCAAGGTGATCGGCGCGGGCACCGACATCGGCCCGATGTCGCTCTGCTACAACACCGAGCTGTTCAAGAAGGCCGGTCTGCCGACCGACCGCAAGGAGGTCGCCGCCAAGATCTCCGGCGGCTGGGAGGACTACCTCAAGCTCGGTGAGGAGTACAAGAAGAAGGCCCCCGCGGGCACGTACTTCATGGACTCCGCCAGCGCCATGTACAACGCCGTCGTCAGCTCCAACGCGAAGCAGTACTACGACGAGAGCGGCAAGGCGATCTACAAGGACAGCCCCAGCGTCCAGCAGGGCTGGAACCTGGCGGCCGAGGCCGCGGACAAGAAGCTGACCCAGGGCCTCGCCCAGTTCAGCGACCCGTGGAAGGCCGCGCTCCGCAAGAGCACCATGGCCACCGTGGTCTGCCCCGCCTGGATGGCCGGCCAGATCTCCGTGAACGCCGGTGACGCCAACAAGGGCAAGTGGGACATCACCACCGCCCCCGGTTCCACCGCGGCCAACTGGGGCGGCTCCTTCCTCGGCGTCCCGAAGTCCGGCAAGAACGTCGACGAGGCCGCCAAGCTCGTCAAGTGGCTGACCGCCCCCGAGCAGCAGGCCGCCGTCTTCAAGGCGATCGGTTCCTTCCCGTCCAACAAGGGCGCGTACGAGCTGGCCGACGTGAAGTCCGCGACCCTGCCGTACTTCAACGACGCCCCGATCGGCCAGATCTACGCCGACGAGGCCAAGTCGATCCCCGAGACGATCCTCGGCCCGAAGGACGCGGCCATCAAGGACACCATCTCCACCCAGATCAACAACATGGAGCAGCGCGGCACCAAGCCGGCCGACGCGTGGGAGGCGGCGACCAAGTCGATCGACAAGGTGATCGGCTGA